The DNA segment GAACACAACGAAACGTTTCAAGCATTGTTAAATCAACTAACCATGTTGAAAGTAGAGGATCGTGATCAAATTGGTGAAATCAGCAGGAAGATTCGGCAAATGATTATGGAAGCTGAAATTCCGTCTGATGTTGTGAAATCAGTTGCTGACTATCTCTCCAAGTATGGCGATGAACATGCTTATGCTGTGCGTTCTAGTGCAACTGCTGAAGATTTACCATATGCCTCTTTTGCTGGTCAACAAGACACCTATTTAAATATCATCGGAAAAGAAGCCATCTTGCAGCATATCAGAAAATGTTGGGCTTCTTTATATACGGATCGTGCTGTGATTTATCGCATGCAAAACGGATTTGATCATCGCAAGGTAAATATATCCGTTATCGTTCAAAGGATGGTTTTTCCACAAGCATCAGGGATTTTATTTACCGCTGATCCGATTACCTCTAACCGAAAGTTGCTATCAATCGATGCCAGTTTTGGGCTTGGAGAAGCACTGGTCTCTGGCTTGGTATCTGCCGATTGTTACAAAGTACAGGAACAGAAAATTGTCGATAAGATGATAGCCACAAAAAAATTGGCTATCTATGCACGAAAAGAAGGCGGAACAGCGACCGTGCCGATCGAGCCTGATCAGCAAAAGTCCCAAACACTTACTGATGAACAAATTTTACAATTGGCACACATCGGAAGACAGATTGAAGCCTATTTTGGTTGCCCTCAAGATATCGAATGGTGTTTGGTTGACGAGACATTTTATATTGTACAGAGTCGTCCTATCACGACTCTTTTCCCTATCCCTGAAGCGAATGATCATGAAAACCATGTCTATGTATCTGTCGGCCATCAACAAATGATGACAGACCCCATGAAACCATTGGGATTGTCATTTTTCTTGTTAACAACTCCTGCACCAATGCGTAAAGCTGGTGGAAGGTTGTTTGTTGATGTCACAGGACAACTCGCTTCAACTGTTAGTCGAAACAATCTATTAACCGTTATGGGGCAACACGAACCGCTCATTAAAGACGCTCTCATGACCGTAGTCGAGCGAGGAGATTTTATAAAAACGTTGCCAGACGATAAACAAGCACCAAGTCCTAATAGAAACAATCCAGATATGATGACACAATTCGATAATGATCCGTCCATCGTAACGGATTTAATCAAGACTAGTCAAACATCCGTAGAAGAGTTAAAACAAAACATTCAAACGAAATCAGGTTCACAAGTTTTTGAATTTATTTTAGAAGATCTTAAGGAATTAAAGAAGATTTTATTTAACCCACAAAGTTCGGCTATCATTAGGGTAGCGATGAATGCTTCATTATGGATCAATGAAAAAATGAACGAGTGGTTAGGTGAAAAAAACGCAGCAGACACACTTTCTCAATCGGTACCAAACAATATTACTTCAGAAATGGGTCTAGCGTTAATGGATGTCGCAGATGTGATTCGTCCTTATCCAGAAGTCATTGATTATTTACAAGATGTAAAAGATGAAAACTTTTTGGAGAAAATCGTGAAGTTTGAAGGTGGAGAAAAAGTGCGAGATGCACTAATCACTTTTCTCGATAAATATGGAATGAGATGTGCCGGAGAAATTGATATTACGAGAACCCGTTGGTGCGAGAAACCAATTACACTAATCCCCGTGATTCTTGTTAATATCAAAAACTTTGAGCCGAATGCCAGCCGCCGGAAATTTGAAGAAGGCCTGCAGGAAGCCTTGAAAAGAGAACAAGAGTTATTAAATCGCTTGAAGCAATTGCCGGATGGGAAACAAAAAGCCAAAGAGACACAACGAATGATTAGCATCATTCGGAATTTCAGCGGGTTTAGGGAATATCCAAAATACGGCATGATCAATCGCTACTTTGTTTATAAGCAGGCATTACTGAAAGAAGCCGAAAAACTCGTACAAGAGTGCGTTATTCATGAAAAAGAAGATATATATTATCTCACTTTTGAAGAACTTGGCGAAGTCGTACGCACAAATAAACTAGATTATCAGATCATCAGCAAACGAAAAGACGAGTACAAATTATATGAAAAACTAACTCCCCCTCGTGTGATTACGTCCGATGGTGAAATCATTGCAGGTGAATACAAACGAGAAAATCTCCCAGCCGAAGCAATTATAGGTCTTCCTGTTTCTTCCGGAGTGATAGAGGGTCGCGCGCGTGTCATCTTAAACATGGAAGATGCTGATCTAGAAGATGGAGATATATTAGTCACCCCCTTCACTGACCCTAGCTGGACACCATTGTTTGTATCCATTAAAGGCTTAGTCACCGAAGTTGGCGGACTGATGACCCATGGAGCAGTTATCGCACGTGAATATGGCCTACCTGCGGTTGTTGGAGTGGAAAATGCGACTAAACTGATAAAAGACGGGCAACGAATTCGAGTGCATGGAACAGAAGGGTTTATCGAAATATTGTAAAAAGGAAAGTGAAAACTAAATATAAGAAAAGGCTCAGTATAGTGAACTGAGCCTTTTCATTTCGGGTTTTATAGTCTCCATCCTTTTATTGAATGTGTCAGCTTAACCCGCTTCCTTCACCTTTTTGTTTTTCTTTTCTACCCTTATTAAAATTTCCATTGGTATATAGGTAATCCCAAATACAATCAGTGCAGCAATCTCTAGATTTATATAATACATAATCCCAGTTCCAAATAATGTGAGAATGGTTTCTGATTCTGTTGGAGCAGCCAGGTAGAAAAAGTTCGTGTCAATCAGCTTATTCAAGATAAATATGGGAACGGCAATAATATTAGCGGTTACATAACTAAACAAGATAGCTTTCCTTGGAACCCTGTAACCTTCATATAGGATAAAATACAATGCGGCTAACGGAAGAATGGAATGGTGAAGGAAATACTCGATATAGCGAAAATGTGGGAATGTGTAGACCATTTCTGGTGTAACCATTGCTAAAAATGGAGGAAGTGTACCGAAAAAATATAACAAATAAAACATTTTATGATTCTTTTTCAAAAATAAATACATTGCTAAAAAGGTACTAAGTGAACACAGCTGTAAGGGAAGATCACTCACATCCCATTGATCGGTTAAAATTAGCCATAGATGCGAGGAAATCTCACAGGCTGGTAAAAGAAGAAACAGTGTCCATTTAATAATCTGCTGATACATCTTACGTTTGTTTCTGAAATACACTAAAACACCACAGGCTACAAAGAATGCCACTAATGTCCAGATATGAACAGAAGAAAATAACTCAAATCCCTGCATTCCTGTCACAGAAAACATGATGTTGTCACCACCTCTCGCTGTTCAGTGAAATGCTGTTATTTTAAGTGTATTCACCAATAGAAAAAAATGGCACGAATTTAATTCGTATCTAAGAAAGGTAACGTAAGTTTCATTCTTAGCATATAATCATGATGGGTGGGTGATTGATATGGAGAATAAAGTAGAACAAGCATTTAAAATCAATTTTTTGAAAATCGGCACAATGACCAATACTGGAGCTTTACAAATTGGTGTGGGGGCTGGTAAAAAAAAACGAGGTCCTTCAGCCGGTTATACTACCATTGGAGAGAGCCTAGTGCAAGTTACAGCACCCACAGCACCTGCTGTTCCCTTGCAAGCACCAGTTCGTGATTCAGTAAAAGGTTTGTAATTTTGATAAGAGAAGCGGATTGATTTAACGGGTCCGTTACCTTTCGAAAACATAATAAACAGTAAAATAAAAAATGACCAACAAATTAGCTGGTCATTTTTATTTGATTTAAAGCTGTTTTTTTAGTGAATTTCCCCTGTTGTACGTTCAACAAGGATTTTAAAAAGCCGGTGGAGTGGCCGAAAAAAGGATTGATGCTTTTTCATTAAAATGATTTTCCCATTTATGTTTCATATGTGCGGGTATCTTTACACTATCCCCAGGCTCTAATATGTATTGTTCATCCTCTAAATACACCTTTAGTTTTCCTTCCAGTACAAAAGCAACCTCTTCTCCCTTGTGTGCCAGAAGTTTCTCAGATGAAACTGAATTCGGAGGAAGATTCATAATTGCGGTTGCCAGCGATCCTGAAAAATCAGGTGACAATAATTCATATGAAAGTCCATCTACAATCATTTTTTTTCGCTCATTTGACCTTACAACTAAATCAGCTGTATTTGCCTCTTCTAATAAAAAACTAAAAGTAGGAACATCAAGCGCCTTAGCTAAAACCTTTAGAGTTTGAATGGAAGGATTGGCTAACCCTCTTTCAATTTGACTTAACATGGATGGTGTTATTTCAGCTATCGTGGCTAGTTCTCTATTGCTCAAACCTTTGGCTTTTCTGTATTTCTCCACTTTTTTACCAATATCTATATTTTCCATTGTGCTCCTCTTGTTAAATATCATTAAATTTTATTAAATAAAAATTAACAACCATTCGTAAATATGTTAAATTATATTTAACTTAATAAAATTATATTTTACCAATTTGTATTTTACAAGTCAGGAAGGAGTGGAGAAAATGAATGACTTCTTTACGTTTTTAATCCTTTCATTATTTGTTATCATGAGTCCAGGAATCGATACAGCACTTATAACAAAGAGGACAATTTCAGATGGAAGAACAGATGGTTATAAAATGGCTTTAGGTATTACAGCTGGCTCTTTGGTACATACCTTTGCTGCTGCCTTTGGCCTTTCTGCTATATTAATGCAGTCTGCCGTTGCGTTTGAAATTGTGAAATATGCGGGTGCCATTTACTTGATCTACCTCGGATTATCTTCTTTCATCTCTAGGAAAAAGAAGAAAGCTGTTGGTGATGCAACCCTTCCCCCTTCTGACTTGAAAAAATCTGCTTTTAAACAAGGACTCTTTTCAAATGTACTCAATCCCAAGGTGCCATGTTCTTCTTAACCTTTTTACCCCAATTTGTTCAACCGGGAGCTGCAGTTACAAAACAACTGATTATTATGGGTGTTATATACACATTCCTATCCATCACTTGGTTCTTTGTATATGTCTTTTTCATTAACTATTTGCGCGAATGGCTTATGTCTCCGAAAGTGCAAAGGATTATGGATAAAACAACAGGACTTATCTTAATTGGATTTGGATTAAAATTGGCTTTAGGTAAACAACAATAAGTAACTTGATACAAAAAAACGCTAAACTCAAATAAAAATGAGTTTAGCGTTTTTTGATTTATTATTATTTTTGTTTAGATAACTTAATAGATGTTTTAGTAGTTTTTACCGCCTGTATCCCACCTTTTCGTACTAACCCAAAATAGGATAGGAATGCCAGAAAACTAGCGCAGAAGATGATGACACCCATTGGAATGCCTGTATTCGGCCCTGCTATTCCCACAAGAGGAGCTGATATGGAACCAAGGACAAAAGGTAAAACTCCTAATAAGGCAGAGGCACTACCCGCAATATGGCCTTGCGTTTCAATCGCTAAAGCAAAACACGTAGTTCCAATAATACTGATAGATCCTACAAAAAAGAAAATCGGAATGGCGACAGCGAGAAGCGGTGCTTTTAAATACAGAGCGATTAATAATGAAGCACCCGCTAAGTTAGAAATCGCTAACCCTATCTTTAAGAAAGTCCGCTCCGGAATGATGTCTGCCAAACGGCCAACCAACTGACTTCCAATAATTAGAGCTAATCCATTTACTCCAAATAAAAAACTAAATTGTTGGGGTGTGACTCCATAAATATTTTGATAGACAAACGGAATCCCAGATACATAGGCAAAGATTCCAGCAGTAGTAAAACCTTGAGTTAGTGCGTATCCTAAGAATGTTCGATCTCTGAATAATGAACCAAAGTTCTTCAGAATTTGTGGTAAATTGCTAGGAACACGATTTTCTACTGGCAGAGTTTCTTCTAATTTTAATGAAACAGTGAAAAGCAACACCGCACCTAAACAAGCCAAAGCAACAAAAACCCCATGCCAATTGGTAAAAGCAAGAATTCCCCCACCAGCAATGGGTGCAACGATTGGTCCGAGGTTCCCCACTAACACCATCATCGTAAAAAACTTGGTCAGTTCCCTTCCACTAAAAAGATCTCTGACAATCGCTCTTGAAATCACAAGTCCACCTGCTGCAGCAAAGCCCTGGACTAGACGGGATATAATAAGGAAATAGATATTTGGTGCAATCGCACATGTCAGCGATGCAAGTAGATACAAGATGATAAAGAAGATCAAAGGTTTTCGACGGCCTTTCACATCACTCATGGGACCAATGATCAATTGCCCCAAACCAAGACCTAATAAGCATGAAGTTAAACTAATTTGCACCAATGAGGCAGTGGTGTGATAATCTTTTACAATCGTTGGAAAGGACGGCAAATACGTATCAATTGTAAAAGGTCCTAATAGTCCAAGTGATCCTAGAAGTAATGCCAGCTGTATTCGTTTCTTTCCACTCGGTTTATTCAAATTCCATCGCCTTTCTAAAAAAAGTATTTGTATAACCATTTATTTCATTTTATTTCGAGCTGCTAAATAAAAATAATTTTCATTATAACCCATTCTTACTCAATCGTAAATAATGGTGATTGGCTCATTTTTGCTCATTACATATTTAAGGGTAGGCTGTGTTATACCAGAATGCTGATTTCACTGTGTGAAAAATAAACGGAAAAATTCCCCCTAAATTGGGAAATACCTATATTTCCTTAAAAATAAGAGGAGTTTTTCCGTTTATATTATTAAAATGTATGGATTTTGTCCTACTTTAGAGCAGTTAACCGGAATATCTCCGCTTATTTTGGCTTATTAAGCTTCCTCTTTCAACATTAACAGGAAATTCTCCGCCTATGAATTCTCATACGTACCCAAAAATCGTTACGCTGAGTTCGGCAATGGCCTGTAAACTCTTAATGAGCAACATTTGTCATTCGCAATCCACAGCTTTAGCCATTAAAAGCGAAGCAGCAAGGGTATAAACCCTTGCTACTTCTAATGTTTTTTAAACTTTCTAGCTTACAAATTGACCTACATTTTTATAGTGCAAAAGGATTACATTTTGGTTTGCATTTTCCTGTGCAAATTGACGTTTTGCGACAGGAAACGAAACCCATAAAAAAATGTGCGCTTCATTTCATCAAAACTCCCGGTACCCCAGTATTGCCTGTTCGTTTTCTAATTCACTATTTAAAATTCCCATGTCTTGAATATGTGCACGAGTTTTTTCATCTCCCAAATAATAGAGTAAAGAATAAATCACCATCATTCGTATGTCATATTCTTTATTTTCAGGTTGATGATGATATTCAAGAAATGGAATATGTGCCCGAATATAACTTTCCCAATCGGTTTCATCAGTTTTATCAAATAGCCGTTCCAGGACAGCAATTTGGCTTTCCGTTGCGTTAATCTTAAAATCCCATTCCGCTCCATTAGGTTCAGTAAAAATCTCGTGAGATTGTATGTTTATATAATAGCTGTGTTTTTCATCCATAAGATCATCTCCTATCCTTTTTCCATGTATACCACAACTTTTCGGGTCCAAAACCGTAAAGAAAAAACGCTAACCTCAAAAAGAGATTAGCGTTTTCGTTTTCGCACTATGTAATAGCCCACACAATTTCACAAGTTATGGCTGCTGCATTCCTGCCCTGACCAGTTTCCTAGTGTCGTTGTTGGACTATGATGCGGGTGAAGGGAGTCGAACCCCCACGCCCGAAGGCGCCAGATCCTAAGTCTGGTGCGTCTGCCAATTCCGCCACACCCGCAAAATAATATTA comes from the Neobacillus sp. PS2-9 genome and includes:
- the ppsA gene encoding phosphoenolpyruvate synthase; the protein is MGSLALGFQEIEKTQLLLVGGKGLNLGKLSKIQGIHVPEGFCVTTAGYQKAIEHNETFQALLNQLTMLKVEDRDQIGEISRKIRQMIMEAEIPSDVVKSVADYLSKYGDEHAYAVRSSATAEDLPYASFAGQQDTYLNIIGKEAILQHIRKCWASLYTDRAVIYRMQNGFDHRKVNISVIVQRMVFPQASGILFTADPITSNRKLLSIDASFGLGEALVSGLVSADCYKVQEQKIVDKMIATKKLAIYARKEGGTATVPIEPDQQKSQTLTDEQILQLAHIGRQIEAYFGCPQDIEWCLVDETFYIVQSRPITTLFPIPEANDHENHVYVSVGHQQMMTDPMKPLGLSFFLLTTPAPMRKAGGRLFVDVTGQLASTVSRNNLLTVMGQHEPLIKDALMTVVERGDFIKTLPDDKQAPSPNRNNPDMMTQFDNDPSIVTDLIKTSQTSVEELKQNIQTKSGSQVFEFILEDLKELKKILFNPQSSAIIRVAMNASLWINEKMNEWLGEKNAADTLSQSVPNNITSEMGLALMDVADVIRPYPEVIDYLQDVKDENFLEKIVKFEGGEKVRDALITFLDKYGMRCAGEIDITRTRWCEKPITLIPVILVNIKNFEPNASRRKFEEGLQEALKREQELLNRLKQLPDGKQKAKETQRMISIIRNFSGFREYPKYGMINRYFVYKQALLKEAEKLVQECVIHEKEDIYYLTFEELGEVVRTNKLDYQIISKRKDEYKLYEKLTPPRVITSDGEIIAGEYKRENLPAEAIIGLPVSSGVIEGRARVILNMEDADLEDGDILVTPFTDPSWTPLFVSIKGLVTEVGGLMTHGAVIAREYGLPAVVGVENATKLIKDGQRIRVHGTEGFIEIL
- a CDS encoding TIGR02206 family membrane protein encodes the protein MFSVTGMQGFELFSSVHIWTLVAFFVACGVLVYFRNKRKMYQQIIKWTLFLLLPACEISSHLWLILTDQWDVSDLPLQLCSLSTFLAMYLFLKKNHKMFYLLYFFGTLPPFLAMVTPEMVYTFPHFRYIEYFLHHSILPLAALYFILYEGYRVPRKAILFSYVTANIIAVPIFILNKLIDTNFFYLAAPTESETILTLFGTGIMYYINLEIAALIVFGITYIPMEILIRVEKKNKKVKEAG
- a CDS encoding cupin domain-containing protein — protein: MENIDIGKKVEKYRKAKGLSNRELATIAEITPSMLSQIERGLANPSIQTLKVLAKALDVPTFSFLLEEANTADLVVRSNERKKMIVDGLSYELLSPDFSGSLATAIMNLPPNSVSSEKLLAHKGEEVAFVLEGKLKVYLEDEQYILEPGDSVKIPAHMKHKWENHFNEKASILFSATPPAF
- a CDS encoding Bcr/CflA family multidrug efflux MFS transporter — translated: MNKPSGKKRIQLALLLGSLGLLGPFTIDTYLPSFPTIVKDYHTTASLVQISLTSCLLGLGLGQLIIGPMSDVKGRRKPLIFFIILYLLASLTCAIAPNIYFLIISRLVQGFAAAGGLVISRAIVRDLFSGRELTKFFTMMVLVGNLGPIVAPIAGGGILAFTNWHGVFVALACLGAVLLFTVSLKLEETLPVENRVPSNLPQILKNFGSLFRDRTFLGYALTQGFTTAGIFAYVSGIPFVYQNIYGVTPQQFSFLFGVNGLALIIGSQLVGRLADIIPERTFLKIGLAISNLAGASLLIALYLKAPLLAVAIPIFFFVGSISIIGTTCFALAIETQGHIAGSASALLGVLPFVLGSISAPLVGIAGPNTGIPMGVIIFCASFLAFLSYFGLVRKGGIQAVKTTKTSIKLSKQK
- a CDS encoding hydrolase; the protein is MDEKHSYYINIQSHEIFTEPNGAEWDFKINATESQIAVLERLFDKTDETDWESYIRAHIPFLEYHHQPENKEYDIRMMVIYSLLYYLGDEKTRAHIQDMGILNSELENEQAILGYREF